TCCTTTTTCAGCAGGCAAAATGCAATGGATCTAGGGGAAAGGGAGAAAAGAGAGGTGAAAGATTAGATCGTGAATGAAGCTGAAGATGGTGAACAAGCTGCAGAGTGTAATGTTTGATAGAGGATTTTCTTTGACGCTAGAGTTTTTGATAGCTATCTCTCTTGCCTTGGTTTATGATGGATCCAGTTGTATCAGTTTTCAGGAGGTGGTTCTGGGCTCTCGAGCATCCACTTCAGTCTGCATGCATGCTGCTAGGTTCTGTACAGTTTATGCTTTATTTTCCCTCAAGTTTAGCTTCTTTTTTGCTTAATCTTTCTTTTGAGGCtgctttgttgttttctttatgcTTTTTGCCTCTTTatcattttcaagttttataatataattttgtttgagTCTGTTCCAGATTcatgtaataaaaagaaattacaatatgaaagatgaaagaatgaagagagaaagagtgaaAGAAGAATTACAGAAatgtgtttttcttaattgattgaatACTGTTACATCAAGGTCTTATATCAATTACAATCTCTGATTCAAAAATCCTATAATTAAGGAAGCAATAAATGATAAGATATACACTCAATTCTTAGACTATCTGTTGCGGATATGATTTTcattatcttcagtatcagtaATCTCTTGTGCAGATATGATCAGAGATCATGATTATCTTCAGTTTCAGTGATCCCTGATCATGATCTCTTCAGTATCAGGGATCCCTGATCATGGTGGCAATCCCTGATCATGTTTATCTTCAGTATCACTATTATCCTCAGTGGATATGATATTATCTCTAGTATCAATAATCACTGATCATGATTATCTTTAGTATCAGTAGTAATCTCTTGGGCAGATATGATCAGAGATCACGATTATCTTCAGTGTCAGTGATCCCTGATCATGATCTCTTCAGTATCAGGGATCCCTGATCATGGTGGTAATCCCTGATCATGTTTATCTTCAGTAGATTGGATAATATCTTCAACACGCCCCCGCAATCTGAACGGGAGGTTACGAACGTTGAGATTGGAGCACAGAAGATTGAACCGCGCAGCAGAGAGCGGTTTTGTAAGAAGATCGGCTAGCTGATCACGACTGGACAAAAAAttaacattcaattttttttgagaaacaaGATCTCTGACGAAGTGGAAATCAATCTCAATGTGTTTTGTGCGTGCATGGAACACTGGATTGGAAGAGAGATACGTGGCACCAATATTATCACACCAAAGAGTGGGACTTTGAGATAAGTGCAGACCAAGTTCTGCAACTAAGAATTGTAACCATTGGAGTTCAGCTGCTGTGTCTGCAAGAGCCTTGTATTCAGCCTCGGTACTGCTACGAGCAACTGTGGCCTGTTGTTTACTGCGCCAGGAGATTAAATTGGAGCCAAGAAACACACAGTAGGCACCAACAGATCGACGATCATCGGTGTctcctgcccaatctgcatcagaAAAAGCCTGAAATGTAAAGGAGCTGCTACAAGACAATAGTAAACAGTAGGAGATGGAGTGTTTGAGATAACGCAGGAGTCTCTTGACACATATCCAGTGGGACTGTTTTGGTTGATGCATGAATTTGCTAACGCGATGAACAGCGAAAGCAATATCAGGCCGAGTGAATGAGAGGTAATGAAGGCCGCCAACAATGCTTCTGTACAGGGTAGGATTATCAAAGTGTTCAGCATCAGTGGCTGTCAATGCCACAGACGTGGACATGGGAGTGGAACACGGCTTGGCACCATCCATTTTGGATTTTGTAAGCAGATCAGCAATGTATCTGCGTTGAGTGAGATAGAGTCCTGTAGCATCACTTATAGCTTCAATGCCTAAGAAAAAACTGAGAGGGCCAAGATCAGTTATAGAAAACTCCTTATGCAATCGCTGAATGATATCTGTGATAATGGCAGCATTAGAACCCGTGATGataatgtcatcaacataaatgAGAATGTAAATGATGTTAGACGTGTCCGTGTGGACAAAGAGTGACAAGTCTGCCTTGCTGCCAACAAAGCCAAATTCTATCAACACAGCAGCAAGTCGGGAAAACCACTGGCGGGGCGCCTGTTTAAGGCCATATAAGGAGCGTTTGAGCTTATAGAGATGATCAGGAAACTGAGGATGTGTGAAGCCTGGTGGTTGATCCATGTAAACCACTTCTGTCAGATTGCCGTGAAGGAACGCATTCTGGACATCCAGCTGACGAACTGTCCAATTATTGCAGACTGCAATGGATAAAACAAGCCGGATAGTTGCAGGTTTTACAACCGGACTGTATGTTTCATGAAAGTCCACCCCTTGCTGCTGATGGTACCCCTTAGCAACCAGTCGGGCCTTATATCTTTCAATGGAGCAATCGGCTTTccttttaatcttaaaaatccAGCGACAACCAATGACATTAAGATGGCGTGATGGAGGGACCAGTTCCCAGGTTTGATTGCGGAGCAAGGCATCAAATTCAGAATTCATTGCTTGTCGCCAATGACATGATTTGGAGGCTTCAGTAAATGAAGTAGGTTCTTGGCAGGAGGTAGAAGCAGAAACAAGCAGTGCTCGAGGCAGAGGATACAAGGTGTGTCCATCAGGGGCTTTTTTGGGTTTGGAAATGAGATTTTTAGATCTTGTAACCATCGGGTGAGTATTTGGAATAGGTGGGATTGTGTTTGGGATCGTGGCTGTGGGATTGGAAACTGGTATGAGAGGGGAGGCGGGGGCAGTATCAGCTGATGAATGAGTAGTTGGCTCCGGAGTTGAAGACGATGCTGGCAGAGTAGAATCAATATGTGGTGATGGTGAAGGTGCACATGTACCTGCAGGTGTTAGTGACAAAGAAGAAACAGTATTTGAAAAAGGAACGACTGTGAAGGGTGTGTCTGGAGAGATAGAAGAGTGATGATCAGGACTTTTATATGGAAAATGGTTTTCATCAAAAACGACATGACGGGATACATAAACTTTACCTGTTGCAAGATCAAGACATTTATAACCATGATGGTCCAAGCTATAACCAATGAAAATACAGTTTTTCGATCTGAAATCAATTTTGTGTTTGTTATATGGTCGAAGATAAGGCCAGCATGCACAACCAAAAACTTTAAGGAAATGATAGTCAGGTGTATGACGATAAACAATTTCGTATGGAGATTTGTGATTAAGAATAGGAGTAGGGAGACGATTGATAATATAAGTTGCCGTGAGAAAAGCATCTTCCCAAAATTGTTGCGGAAGTTTAGAATGTGAAAGTAAGGACAAACCAACCTCAACAATTTGTCTATGACGACGTTCAACTGCACCCATTTGTTGATGAGTGTAGGGACATGCTTTACGATGATGAATTCCAATTTGAGTTAGAAGTGTAGACATGCGGCGATATTCGCCTCCCCAAtcagattgaatattttttatggtacgATTAAATTGTCTTTCAACAGAAGTTTTAAAGAGCAGAAATACTTTTTCAACATCAGATTTAAGCTTAAGAGGAAACAACCATAGAAATTTTGTGCAATCATCTAAAAAACATACATAGTATCGAGCACCACTAGTGGACAAGATAGGTGCTGGTCCCCAAACATCAGTATGCACGATGTCTAAAGGATGAATAGATCTATGATTGCTGGTTTTGAAAGACAATTGACTGCTTTTAGCTAGTTGACAATCTGAACAAACTGGAAGTCTTTTATTTGCAACAGGTAACGTAAATGCAGAAATTGATTTATGAAGAACTGGAAAGGATGCATGACCAAGCCTGTTGTGCCATACTTGGTAGGAAGCTCGTACAGCAGTAAGTGCATGAGGAGGGAGTGTTTCTGACAGGCTGGAGAATGAATACAGACCGTCTTTAAAAGTGCCGCGATGAAGGATTTTCCCCGAGTAGTccttaatgagaaaaaaatgatcatgaaattcaaaaaacacaagATTATCACTGCAAAACTGTTGaacagaaattagatttttttgaatttcagggACAAGAAGTATTTGTTTTAGTACAAATGGTGTTTCGGATGGAGTTAAAATAGAAGAACCAATTTGAGAAATTTGCAAACCTGCACCATCTCCAACAAGGACTTGATCTGAGCCAGTATAGTCTTCACTCCGTAGGTTCAAATTGGCCATGTTATTGGTGAGATGGTGTGTAGCACCTGTATTAGGGTGCCAATCTGGTGGAGAAACAGCACCGGTTGTAGCCATCAGACCATGCAGATTGCTGGTTTTGACAGCATTATCACGGTAGGTAACATCAAAACGATGATAGCATTTTTTTGCAGAATGACCGGGTTTATCACAGACCTGACATATCATAGGATCTCTATGAAATGTGTTCCTTCCAGATGAGCCATTATAGAAGGATCCTTCTCTGTAATTCCGGCCTCTGCCTCTGTATAAATTGCGTCCCCtgtaggaagaagaagagggctGACGAGCAGCAACATGAACAGAGGGCTGGACAATGGGTGAATTGTTGTGCAGCAGACGGGATTCTGTGGTGAGTAAGAGAGCATATACTTCCTCTAAAGTGACAGGATCGGTGCGGGCTGTGATGGTAGTAACAAAGGGGTCATAATCATGGCCAAGACCTGACAGTAGATAGGAGATGATTTCATCACAGTGAAGAGCATGGCCAGCGATAGCAAGCTCATCTGTCATGCGTTTGATctgcataaaaaaatcatgtgctGATTGTGCACCTTTACGAGTGTTAACAAGTTCAGTGCGGAGTTGAATAACCCGAGCACGTGATTAAGAGGAGAAGGATTTGGCTAGAGCACACCAAATTGCAGCAGAGGTAGTATGAGAAACTACTTGAAGGAGGATGTTTTCTGAAATTGTAGAGAAGAGAATAGCAACGATGATGGCATCTTGTCTCTGCCAATGTTCATAGAGAGGGTTGGAGGTGATAGTAGAGGTTGCGGTGACGGAAATTTCTTTGGGTGGGATGGGAGTGGTTCCATCAAGATATCCAAGAAGACCTTGCCCACGGAAAAAGGGAATTAATTGAGCTTTCCAGACATGGTAGTTATCTTTTGAGAGTTTTGTAACATTTATAGCTGGAGGAGAAACAAGTGGAGGAATTCCATTAACAGTAGCATCTAAGGTGTTTAGTGAAGAGGAGGCCTTTTGTGTGACGTGAGTcaaaggctctgataccatgaaagatgaaagaatgaagagagaaagagtgaaAGAAGAATTACAGAAatgtgtttttcttaattgattgaatACTGTTACATATACGTCTTATATCAATTACAATCTCTGATTCAAAAATCCTATAATTAAGGAAGCAATAAATGATAAGATATACACTCAATTCTTAGACTATCTGTTGCGGATATGACTTTcattatcttcagtatcagtaATCTCTTGTGCAGATATAATCAGAGATCATGATTATCTTCAGTTTCAGTGATCCCTGATCATGATCTCTTCAGTATCAGGGATCCCTGATCATGGTGGCAATCCTTGATCATGCTTATCTTCAGTATCACTATTATCCTCAGTGGATATgatattatctttaatatcaataatcacTGATCATGATTATCTTTAGTATCAGTAGTAATCTCTTGGGCAGATATGATCAGAGATCACGATTATCTTCAGTGTCAGTGATCCCTGATCATGATCTCTTCAGTATCAGGGATCCCTGATCATGGTGGCAATCCCTGATCATGTTTATCTTCAGTAGATTGGATAATATCTTCAACACAATattataatcattaattattttaaatttagttttgagTAAATAATAGAATTCTACTCATCTATATAAGTTACAATCCCGATGACAATAAAAGAGAGAATTCAGCCTCCATAGGAAAAAATTGTAGCCTCCTCATATCTTATTAATTCACTTAATATTTGATGACAGACTTAAATATAATAACATGATGATTAAGAGCATTTGTATACTTGCATccacatttattttaataaaaacatttagagACCAAGACGACTATATTTTCGATTCAATTGGACCAACAAGggttattattttagatttaataaccttgtcttttaaaactatttttattcaattagatgataataaatatttatataaaaacaacttgatataattaatatatatatgataataattgaTTATACCAAAAGAAtatttgctaatattataaaaagttaCTCTAATTTTATTcgaggacaaaataaaaattgaatggcatttaataaattaatatctagAATACATTCTTAAAtttcttcatataattttattataaaaaaattatttttttctttcaattgcatACAAAATATctaattgtgatttttatttttttattgaaactttttttagataatttttttatttaaaaaaatatttatgttgagaaaaaaatatataaatgagatttatatttaaaagatatatttttacctgcttatttataattattaaaatttaaagaaaaaatattttaaccacctttactttttattcaaagaaACAAGCTACtagtaaaacaaaatacatgttttagtcgaacaaaaaaaattgcatgaaaaattaatttataaaaacatttttgtcatccaaaattaaattatattcaagGTTTGAATGgacttatttattttcttgaaaaaatctaatatattaaaatataatttcaccaattaaaaaagaaacggATAAACCCGATCCATTAGGAGTCATAGGCCCAAAGATGAAATGGTCATTAAAGCCCATAACGTTTCCTAATAACGAAGCAGAAAGACCGCAGGGAAAAAACTGAGAGAGCGAGGCTGCGAGAGTAAAAATTCTTACAACGATGGCAATGAAGCGGCTAAGCCTTCTGCTCGCTCCATCTTCTGCTGCATCTCCAGCTTCTCCAGCCTTTCTTGGGTTTCCTTTTGAACGAAGCCAAATAAGAAATATGGGTATGATTCTTAAACCCTCTTTATTGTTCAAAGACAACAACCCCTTTTGCTGCCTTCATTCTTGCAGTAGTAGTGGGAGCTACAGACATACTAAAGACAAAAAAGGTTGTTCTTTTAGCAACATTAATGATGCCTTGTCTGCCTTCAACCACATGCTTCATTTGCAACCTCAGCCTTCTATTGTCCAATTCAGTAAATTATTGTCTGCAGTTGTCAGAATGAGATATTATGAGACTGTGGTCTTTTTGTCCAAACAAATGGAACTTGCAGGAATCTCTCATAATGTTTATACCTTTAACATCTTGATTAATTGCTTCTGCCACTTACATGCTGATTCTGGGTTCTCTGTATTGACCAAAATCATTAAACTTGGTTTTGAACCCAGTGTTGTCACTTTTTCTACCTTAGTTAATGGGCTTTGTATTGAGGGTAGAATTGCTCGAGCTGTGGAATTCTTTAATGACATGGTGGCAAGGGGATATGAACCTAATCTACATACTTATAATACGATTATCAATGGTTTGTGTAAGATTGGAGATACCTCTGTGGCTGCTGGATTGCTCAAGAAAATGGACGAGGCAGGTTGTGAGCCGGATGTTGTGACATACAATACAATTATTGATAACCTTTGCAAGGATAGACTAGTCAATGAGGCTTTAGATATCTTCTCTCAGATGAAGGGTAAAAGCATTAAGCCAGATGTTATCACATATACCTCTTTAATGCATGGCTTATGCAATTCAGGCCAGTGGAAGGAGGCTTCAGCATTGTTAAATGAAATGATGGGTCTGAATATCATGCTGGATGTAGTTACATTCAGCATGTTGATTGATACACTGTGTAAAGAAGGCGAGGTTTCAGAGGCTCAAGGTGTATTAAAACAAATGACAGAAAAAGGTGTGGAGCCTAACATTTTTACTTATAATTCATTGATGGACGGATACTGTCTCCGAAGGGAAGTTGTTGAAGCGAGAAAAATATTGGATGTTATGATTAGCAAGGGTTGTTCACCTGATGTTTTTAGTTATAGTATTCTGATCAATGGATACTGTAAGACCAAGAGGATAGATGATGCGAAGCAGGTTTTTGATGAAATGATTCATCAAGGCCTAATTCCCGACACTGTTAGTTACTCCAATCTTATAGGTGGCTTGTTTCAAGCAGGGAGAGTTTTGGAAGCAAAAGGGCTTTTGAAGGATATGTATACCCAGGGCCACTccctaaatttaataacttgctCAATTTTGCTTGATGGCTTAATCAAACAAGGTTGTTTTGATCAGGCGTTGGGACTCTTTCGAGACATGCAAAATAGTTACTTGAAGCCTGATTTGGCAATCTATAATATCATAATCGATGCCATGTGCAAATCTGGGAAGCTTAAAGATGCAAGGGAGCTGTTTTTGGAACTCTCTGTCAAAGGGCTGCAGCCTAATGTTCGGGTTTGGACTACAATAATCAATGGACTTTGCAAAGAAGGATTGCTAGATGAAGCATACAAAGCTTTCAGACAAATGGAAGAGGATGGCTGCCCACCGGATAATTGttcttataatgtttttatccGAGGACTTCTCCAGCACAAGGATCCAAGGGCAGTGCAACTTATCAGTGAGATGACAGGCAAAGGATTCTCAGCAGATGTGCACACCACAGAGTTGGTGGTAGATGATGATCTTGTTGTCAAACAGTTGCTTGGCTCTTGTGAAGTTCATCAAGGGGAAAAGGTAGTCTTGTCAAAGTCTGGACCAAGCCGCCAACcacttgcttttcttttgtgtgGTTGTTAGTTACCTGTTTGGGACTAGCATTTGGTTCTTGTGGGTTATAAATCGATACATGTGGATTTATGTGTCTTTCAACATGTGGTTTACTAGATTTAATTGATGAAAGCTATTCcagttttctcttcttcatcctAATTAAGATGTCTCTGCTTCAACCAAATAAGAATAGTGGTAAATTAATACTGAATCACTTCTTCATTTCATGGTTATCTGTCATGGAGACAGGGAGGTAGTAgtaattttgtcattttgagCCTTTGTTAAAATAATACCTTTGAGAAGGTAGGTTGAAATCAAGAGTTGAGATCTTTAATAATTATTGAAGAAGGGGCTTAGGCAGTACCATAGTAGAACTTTCTTGGTCATAagttttttatgaaatgaagaaGGTGAGATTGTTCATTGTTGGAAGACATCAACCCTTCTGATCATTTccaaaataacattataaaattgattgctttaaaattacaaagtaaACAGGACTTCTTTGATTTACATGTTGCTGCTCTGCATTACTTCGCCCATATCTA
This window of the Populus trichocarpa isolate Nisqually-1 chromosome 13, P.trichocarpa_v4.1, whole genome shotgun sequence genome carries:
- the LOC18104675 gene encoding putative pentatricopeptide repeat-containing protein At1g12700, mitochondrial, with product MAMKRLSLLLAPSSAASPASPAFLGFPFERSQIRNMGMILKPSLLFKDNNPFCCLHSCSSSGSYRHTKDKKGCSFSNINDALSAFNHMLHLQPQPSIVQFSKLLSAVVRMRYYETVVFLSKQMELAGISHNVYTFNILINCFCHLHADSGFSVLTKIIKLGFEPSVVTFSTLVNGLCIEGRIARAVEFFNDMVARGYEPNLHTYNTIINGLCKIGDTSVAAGLLKKMDEAGCEPDVVTYNTIIDNLCKDRLVNEALDIFSQMKGKSIKPDVITYTSLMHGLCNSGQWKEASALLNEMMGLNIMLDVVTFSMLIDTLCKEGEVSEAQGVLKQMTEKGVEPNIFTYNSLMDGYCLRREVVEARKILDVMISKGCSPDVFSYSILINGYCKTKRIDDAKQVFDEMIHQGLIPDTVSYSNLIGGLFQAGRVLEAKGLLKDMYTQGHSLNLITCSILLDGLIKQGCFDQALGLFRDMQNSYLKPDLAIYNIIIDAMCKSGKLKDARELFLELSVKGLQPNVRVWTTIINGLCKEGLLDEAYKAFRQMEEDGCPPDNCSYNVFIRGLLQHKDPRAVQLISEMTGKGFSADVHTTELVVDDDLVVKQLLGSCEVHQGEKAHCDGFRRK